A stretch of the Bordetella genomosp. 8 genome encodes the following:
- a CDS encoding CocE/NonD family hydrolase has product MTTQTGTPEILGDVMVAMRDGVRLATDVHLPPGYRVGVDAPLPVILERTPYGKAEVSRSERIDGRQGVPRAEVARFFAAQGYAVVFQDCRGRYGSEGHFVKYLSDGEDGYDTFGWIVRQPWCNGKIGTMGLSYAAHTQMAAACLNPPGLACMVMDSGGFSNGYQCGIRQSGAFELKQATWAFKQARLSPAAQRDPLIAAALDRQDIRQWFTRMPWRPGHSPIKFVPEYEDYLFEQWRADTFDESWRRVGIYAQGYYDAVPDIPIVLMSSWYDAYVRTTMENYEGLTRGRHAPVRLIMGPWLHGDRNTPYSGDADFGEAAMLDGHIAEHWLAFRLAWFDRWLKATGGQVDIASADPVARLFLMGGGSGRRLDSGRFDHGGRWIVASGWPVPEAVDTTFYLHADGGLSPDAPSTPGARLSYAADPRRPVPTIGGSLTSGEPVFSGGGFDQREDERFFGCAQPGMPLAARDDVVVFQTAPLERDCAVIGPIVVRLAISSDAPDTDFTAKLIDVYPPSEDYPEGYALNITDGIFRCRFHATWEKATPLLPGKVYAITIEPFATCNLFRQGHRIRLDIASSNFPKYDVNPNTGETAADGRVTRIAVNTLHLSPEHPSSIVLPLADPARLRPLGAAA; this is encoded by the coding sequence ATGACGACGCAAACCGGAACGCCCGAGATACTGGGCGACGTGATGGTGGCGATGCGCGACGGCGTGCGGCTGGCGACCGATGTCCATCTGCCGCCGGGCTACCGGGTCGGCGTGGATGCGCCGCTGCCCGTTATCCTGGAGCGCACGCCCTACGGCAAGGCTGAAGTATCGCGGTCCGAACGCATCGACGGACGCCAGGGCGTGCCGCGCGCCGAGGTCGCCCGTTTTTTCGCCGCGCAGGGCTACGCCGTGGTGTTCCAGGACTGCCGCGGCCGCTATGGTTCGGAAGGCCATTTCGTCAAATACCTGTCGGATGGCGAAGATGGCTACGATACCTTCGGCTGGATCGTGCGCCAGCCGTGGTGCAACGGAAAAATCGGCACGATGGGACTGTCGTACGCCGCCCATACCCAGATGGCCGCCGCCTGCCTGAACCCGCCCGGGCTGGCCTGCATGGTGATGGACTCGGGCGGCTTTTCGAACGGCTATCAATGCGGCATCCGGCAATCGGGCGCGTTCGAGCTGAAGCAAGCCACCTGGGCGTTCAAGCAGGCCAGGCTCAGCCCCGCCGCGCAGCGGGATCCGCTCATCGCCGCCGCCCTGGATCGCCAGGATATCCGGCAATGGTTCACGCGCATGCCGTGGCGGCCGGGTCACTCGCCGATAAAGTTCGTGCCTGAATACGAGGATTATCTTTTCGAGCAATGGCGCGCCGACACGTTCGACGAGTCCTGGCGACGCGTGGGCATTTACGCCCAGGGGTATTACGACGCCGTTCCCGACATCCCCATCGTGCTGATGTCCAGCTGGTACGACGCCTATGTGCGTACCACCATGGAGAACTACGAGGGATTGACGCGGGGCCGGCACGCGCCGGTGCGGCTGATCATGGGGCCCTGGCTGCATGGCGATCGCAACACGCCTTATTCCGGCGATGCCGATTTCGGCGAGGCCGCGATGCTGGATGGGCATATCGCCGAGCACTGGTTGGCGTTCCGGCTGGCGTGGTTCGATCGCTGGCTGAAGGCGACGGGAGGGCAGGTCGACATCGCGTCCGCCGACCCCGTCGCGCGCCTGTTCCTCATGGGCGGCGGCAGCGGCCGGCGCCTGGATTCCGGCCGCTTCGACCACGGCGGGCGCTGGATCGTCGCGTCGGGCTGGCCGGTGCCTGAAGCGGTCGACACGACCTTCTACCTGCACGCGGATGGCGGCTTGTCGCCGGACGCGCCCTCGACCCCCGGCGCGCGGCTTTCCTATGCCGCCGATCCGCGGCGGCCGGTGCCCACCATAGGGGGCTCGCTGACCTCCGGCGAGCCGGTCTTTTCCGGTGGCGGATTCGACCAGCGCGAGGACGAGCGATTCTTCGGTTGCGCGCAGCCCGGCATGCCCCTGGCCGCGCGCGATGACGTGGTGGTATTCCAGACCGCGCCACTGGAACGCGATTGCGCGGTGATCGGTCCCATCGTCGTGCGGCTGGCGATTTCGTCGGATGCCCCGGACACGGATTTCACCGCGAAGCTGATCGACGTATACCCGCCCAGCGAGGATTACCCGGAAGGGTATGCGCTGAACATCACCGACGGGATCTTCCGCTGCCGCTTCCACGCGACCTGGGAAAAGGCGACGCCGCTGCTTCCGGGCAAGGTGTATGCGATCACCATCGAGCCTTTCGCCACCTGCAATCTGTTCAGGCAAGGGCACCGTATCCGGCTGGATATCGCCAGCAGCAATTTCCCGAAGTACGACGTCAATCCCAACACCGGCGAAACCGCGGCCGATGGGCGGGTGACGCGGATCGCGGTGAACACCCTGCACCTGTCGCCGGAGCATCCTTCGTCCATCGTCCTGCCCCTGGCGGATCCGGCGCGGCTGCGGCCGCTCGGTGCGGCGGCTTGA
- a CDS encoding ABC transporter substrate-binding protein: MSLLDSPSRGRPRTKRLVASAGRGSWRCAWTVLAVGCWSLGAMAPVSARPLTIAEAAEPSSMDPLFSRTGNNQQAAENVYERLVSTDENMQLQPGLAVSWKATAPDVWEVKLRQGVTFHDGTPLTPEDVVFSMQRAGDIPNSPAPFTGAVRSIASMDIVDGSTIRFHTKGPVPDFMEQIGLVYILARHVAQGRSSDDFNKGTAAVGTGPYKFRSWQPGDRLELERNDHYWGRKPDFEHLTIRYINNGASRVAALLAGTVDLIDSVPPNDAAKLGANPAIKVFSSPSARLIYLALDSARDRSPFVTDSAGKPMDANPLKDVRVRQAISALIMREPITARLLSGAGVPAGQMVPEGLGGYSPKLPAPKYDPAAAKALLAAAGYPQGFGLTIHTSNDRFFGDSEIGQAVGQMLARGGLRINGVVTQPYNVYAGAAAKQSYSAFIFSYGNSTSDSANGLTNVLATYDAAKGTGAFNRSRYSNPAFDRLLDQASSQFDPAQRNALLRQAAETAFNDVAIVPLYFPVVQWAARKGIVFHANKLERTSAQYIEEARQ, from the coding sequence ATGTCCTTACTCGATTCGCCTTCGCGCGGGCGGCCCCGCACGAAACGGCTCGTCGCCAGCGCTGGCCGCGGTTCGTGGCGATGTGCGTGGACCGTGCTGGCCGTCGGATGCTGGTCGCTGGGCGCGATGGCGCCGGTGTCGGCCCGGCCTTTGACGATCGCGGAGGCGGCCGAGCCGTCGTCCATGGACCCGCTGTTTTCCCGCACGGGCAACAACCAGCAGGCGGCCGAGAACGTCTATGAACGCCTGGTTTCCACCGACGAGAACATGCAGCTTCAGCCGGGCCTGGCCGTATCCTGGAAGGCCACGGCGCCGGATGTCTGGGAAGTCAAGCTGCGGCAGGGCGTGACGTTCCATGACGGCACGCCGCTGACGCCGGAAGACGTCGTGTTCTCCATGCAGCGTGCCGGCGATATCCCCAACAGCCCCGCGCCGTTCACGGGAGCCGTGCGCAGCATCGCCAGCATGGACATCGTCGACGGCTCGACCATCCGTTTCCACACCAAGGGCCCGGTACCGGACTTCATGGAGCAGATAGGGCTGGTGTACATCCTGGCGAGGCACGTGGCGCAAGGCCGTAGCAGCGACGACTTCAACAAGGGGACCGCCGCCGTCGGCACCGGCCCGTACAAGTTCCGCTCATGGCAGCCGGGCGATCGCCTGGAGCTGGAGCGCAACGACCATTACTGGGGCAGGAAGCCGGACTTCGAGCACCTGACGATCCGTTATATCAACAACGGCGCCAGCCGGGTGGCCGCCCTGTTGGCCGGGACCGTCGACCTGATCGACAGCGTGCCGCCGAACGATGCGGCCAAATTGGGGGCCAACCCCGCCATCAAGGTGTTTTCTTCTCCATCGGCTCGCCTGATCTATCTGGCGCTGGATTCCGCGCGGGACCGCAGTCCCTTCGTTACCGACAGCGCGGGCAAGCCCATGGATGCCAATCCGCTGAAGGACGTGCGCGTGCGCCAGGCGATTTCCGCCTTGATCATGCGCGAGCCCATCACGGCGCGCCTGCTGAGCGGGGCGGGCGTCCCGGCCGGACAGATGGTGCCGGAAGGCCTGGGCGGCTACAGCCCCAAGTTGCCCGCGCCGAAGTACGATCCGGCGGCCGCCAAGGCCTTGCTGGCCGCGGCCGGCTATCCGCAGGGCTTCGGCTTGACCATCCATACGTCGAACGACCGGTTCTTCGGCGACAGCGAAATCGGCCAGGCCGTGGGACAGATGCTGGCGCGTGGCGGACTGCGCATCAACGGCGTGGTCACCCAGCCCTATAACGTCTACGCGGGCGCCGCCGCCAAGCAGAGCTACAGCGCCTTCATCTTCTCCTACGGCAACAGCACCAGCGATTCCGCCAATGGCCTGACCAATGTGCTGGCGACCTACGACGCGGCCAAGGGCACGGGCGCCTTCAATCGCTCGCGCTACTCCAACCCGGCATTCGACCGCTTGCTGGACCAGGCTTCATCGCAGTTCGATCCCGCGCAGCGCAATGCGCTGTTGCGGCAGGCCGCCGAAACGGCCTTCAACGACGTTGCCATCGTGCCGCTCTACTTCCCGGTGGTGCAGTGGGCCGCGCGCAAGGGCATCGTTTTTCATGCCAACAAGCTGGAGCGCACGTCGGCGCAATATATCGAAGAGGCCAGGCAATGA